In the Deinococcus roseus genome, GGCTGATCAACCATTAGACGGTTGTTTACCTTCATTTTAGCTGGCTTTGAATTTTGATTAAGGTTTTTCCAATCCAATCCAAATGTTGATGTTGCTCTGCCTTCCAGACGGACTGAAGAGCGGACTCGGACAGCAAGGTGTGATGAATCAGGGATTTCCCCTGGGTATGCAAAGTGTATACAACATGTTAGATTGCACTCACTCAAAAATTCATGTGCAGATCCCTTGCAGGATGCTGCCAAAGGAGAAATGTTGTGACCAGACTTCGTTCACTCATGGCCCTCGCTTTTGCCTCTGTTGCCCTGACCGCTTGCAGTTCTGTGGAAACCCCCCAGAGCAACAACACTGCTGAAGTGTCTCCCCAGATTGTGTATGGCACAGTCAGTGCAGTGGGCAGCCGTCCTTACATGGTGGCCGTGCAGCGCGCAAATTACCTGACCAGCAACTGGTGCGGAGGCAGCCTGATTGCCAGCAACTGGGTGATGACCGCCGCCCACTGCGTCAAGGGCTTCAGTGCTTCTGGCATCAAGATCCGGGCTGGACTGTACAACATGTCCAACTCCAGTGAAGGCCAGACCGTCAGTGTTTCAAACATCTACATCCACCCCAGCTATTACGATGCCACTTACGGGTACGACATTGCTTTGCTGAAACTCTCTGCCAACGTGACTCACCCTTACGCTGCACCCGGAGCCATTCCCAGCAGCACATTGGATTCCACCCTGGTGCAGGCCAATCAGATGGCTACGGTTTCTGGATGGGGCATCACCGAATATGGCTCTTCTTCCAGCCAGTTGCGCGAGGTCACCATTCCCATCACCCCCAGTGGCACACCCTGTGGTGGCACACCTGCCAACACCATCTGTGGACCTTACTACCAGGGCAAGGATTCCTGCAACGGGGACAGTGGTGGTCCTCTGGCCCGCAGCTACAACGGCCGTTTCTACATTCTGGGCATCGTCAGCTACGGTCCTGAAGAATGCCGTGGGGAGGGCGTTTACACCCGCGTGGGCAAATACGTTTCCTGGATCAAGAGTGTTTCTGGGGTCTCTGCACAGTAAGAACAATCCATCCTGACTTCACCCTCTTGCAACCTCCGGCTCTGGCCGGGGGTTTTCGCTGTGAAATCTCTCATCCGGCGATTTGATAATCGAGTATCATTAATCAGTATGAAACAGGCCTTCTTGCTGCTTTTTGCCCTCGCCACTTCAGGTGCACATGCCAGAATGAGCGTGGTGGTCACCATCCAGCCCTACTACAGCATCATCAAGAACATTGCTGGCGACAAAGCCAGTGTGACCCGTCTGGTTCCGGTGGGAGCAAGCCCAGAAACCTTTGAACCCACCCCTGCAGATGTCAAAACCCTTTCTCAGGCAAAACTGGTCTTCATGAACGGTCTGGGCCTGGACGAATGGTTGATCAACGTGGTGAAAAACAGCGGAACCCGTGCCCCACTGATTGAGTTTGGTGAGGTGCTGAAATTCAAGCCCATCCTGGCTGCAGAACATGCTGCAGAAACCAAAGCCGCACACGATGAACATGGCCATTCCGGCACCGATCCCCACATCTTTCTGGATGCCAGCCTGATGGCTCTGGCCGCCACCCGTGCAGGTGCAGAACTGGCCAGAGCCGACCCTGGCAACAAAGCCTATTACCTGCAAAGGGCAAAACTTGAAAACCAGAAACTGCTGAAACTCCATGCAGAACTGAAATCCACCCTGAAACCGGTCATGGGCCAGAACATCGTGACGTTCCACGGGGCTTTTCAGTATTTTGCACGTGCTTATGGCCTGAAAGTGGCTGCAGCCATTGAGCCTTTTCCAGGCAAGGAACCCAGCGCCCGCTATGTCACAGATGTGGTCAAGCTGATCCGAAAACAAAAAGTCAAAGCTGTCTTTGCAGAGCCCCAATTGCCTGAAACTGCAGCCCGCACCATAGCAGAAAGCGCAGGTGCAAAACTGTTCGTGCTGGACCCAGAAGGCAGCAAGCTGAGCAACGATTACTACGGCATGATGCGCTACAACCGGGACACCCTGCTGAGAGCCCTGAACTGAACGCTTCTGACCAAAACAAAAAGAACCTCCAGATGGAGGTTCTTTTTGTTTTGGTCAGAAGACTGAATCAGATGCAGTGAGATCAGGCGAAGCGGGTGATGCGATCCACGCTGTGGCGGTGGTGGGATTTGCCCTGTTCAGCTGCTTTGCCCACGGGGAGCAGGGCAGCGATCTGCACGTGGGCAGGCAGGCCCAGCAGTTCTTTCACTTTGTTGGGTTCAAAGCCCAGCATGGGCACGCTGTCGTAGCCCAGACTGCGGGTGGCAATCAACAGGTATCCCAGCACGATGTTGGCCTGTGCGTTGGCCCAGGCAGCACGGTTTTCCACGCTCTGGCCCCCAAAAGCCCCTTCAAAGGTCTGGCGCTGGCGGGTTTTGCCTTCGTCTCCAAAAGCAGGGTGGGAGGTTTCTTCAGCAGTGGCCAGCACGTCTTCCATGTCGCTGTAGACCACGATGGTGTAAGGGGCAGAAGTGACCTGTTTTTGACCATAAGCAGCGGCCTGAAGTTTCCCTTTGGTTTCAGGGTTTTCCACCACCACAAAACGGGCAGGCTGAGCATTGAAAGCGCTGGGAGCCAGGCTGGCCAGGCGCAGGATTTCCAGCAGGTCTTCTTTTGGCATGGAGGGCTCAAACTGGCGAATGCTGCTGCGGCTCTCGATGGCTTCTTTAACAGGGAGGGTTCTGGTGAGGGTGTTCTGTAAATCGCTCATGAATCTAAACTACTATACTTTTTAAATTGTTATGTGACTTATATTGCATTCGAAAAAGTGCGCTATACTTGGTGTATGAGTGAAGATGGTTTTTGCCCCGTACACCACGCCATCCAGATCTTGCAGGAGAAGTGGACGCTTCACATCATCCGCACCCTGCTGCAAGGTCCAAGTGGCTTCAACGAACTCTCCAGAAGCGTAGGGGGCTGCAATCCTGCCACCCTGACCCACCGACTGGAAAGCCTGGAAGGACTGGGATTGGTCCACAAAGAAGTGATCTCCACCATGCCCCCGAGGTCCAGTTACAGCCTCACCCCTGCCGGTGTGGAGCTGCAGGGCGTGGTCACCGCCATCGATGAGTGGGCCAGAAGTCACCTGTCCACTTGCAAAGCCAAGGCCGATGGTATAAGATAGAACGGTTGGCTCGAAGATGTAACGCAGACGCAGTTACACTGTCGAGCAGTGGGTAAGACCGTCCCTTGATTCATTTGCTTTCTTGGGGAAACACTTACCCAAGAAAGGATACAACTTAATGCAGTTTTCCGATTTCGACCTCCAGGCCGAGGTTGTAGCACGTCTCGCCGCTCGCGGCATCATCACCCCCAGCCCCATTCAATCTGAAAGTCTTCCTCACACGCTGAACGGCAAGGATGTGATCGGACGTGCACGCACTGGCACAGGAAAAACCCTGGCCTTTGCACTGCCCATCATCGAAGGGCTGGCCCCCAGCAGAGACTATGGCCGCGCACCCAGAGCCCTGGTTCTGGCACCCACCCGCGAACTGGCCAAACAAATCGCCGAGGAATTCAACCAGAGCGCACCCCACC is a window encoding:
- a CDS encoding winged helix-turn-helix transcriptional regulator, whose product is MSEDGFCPVHHAIQILQEKWTLHIIRTLLQGPSGFNELSRSVGGCNPATLTHRLESLEGLGLVHKEVISTMPPRSSYSLTPAGVELQGVVTAIDEWARSHLSTCKAKADGIR
- a CDS encoding S1 family peptidase; its protein translation is MTRLRSLMALAFASVALTACSSVETPQSNNTAEVSPQIVYGTVSAVGSRPYMVAVQRANYLTSNWCGGSLIASNWVMTAAHCVKGFSASGIKIRAGLYNMSNSSEGQTVSVSNIYIHPSYYDATYGYDIALLKLSANVTHPYAAPGAIPSSTLDSTLVQANQMATVSGWGITEYGSSSSQLREVTIPITPSGTPCGGTPANTICGPYYQGKDSCNGDSGGPLARSYNGRFYILGIVSYGPEECRGEGVYTRVGKYVSWIKSVSGVSAQ
- a CDS encoding metal ABC transporter substrate-binding protein, with the translated sequence MKQAFLLLFALATSGAHARMSVVVTIQPYYSIIKNIAGDKASVTRLVPVGASPETFEPTPADVKTLSQAKLVFMNGLGLDEWLINVVKNSGTRAPLIEFGEVLKFKPILAAEHAAETKAAHDEHGHSGTDPHIFLDASLMALAATRAGAELARADPGNKAYYLQRAKLENQKLLKLHAELKSTLKPVMGQNIVTFHGAFQYFARAYGLKVAAAIEPFPGKEPSARYVTDVVKLIRKQKVKAVFAEPQLPETAARTIAESAGAKLFVLDPEGSKLSNDYYGMMRYNRDTLLRALN
- a CDS encoding nitroreductase family protein produces the protein MSDLQNTLTRTLPVKEAIESRSSIRQFEPSMPKEDLLEILRLASLAPSAFNAQPARFVVVENPETKGKLQAAAYGQKQVTSAPYTIVVYSDMEDVLATAEETSHPAFGDEGKTRQRQTFEGAFGGQSVENRAAWANAQANIVLGYLLIATRSLGYDSVPMLGFEPNKVKELLGLPAHVQIAALLPVGKAAEQGKSHHRHSVDRITRFA